One window from the genome of Ictidomys tridecemlineatus isolate mIctTri1 chromosome 12, mIctTri1.hap1, whole genome shotgun sequence encodes:
- the LOC144369433 gene encoding uncharacterized protein LOC144369433 produces the protein MCFPWVREPRGQESGEPGVCAHLGWAGASPGLRARDSAPPRPQARSLQTRAHPDPDPGGRDPRGPGGDASPPRRRGDPGPPPDGMRLSSRKLTSGCGLVARSSSVHSSRAPPLPLDWSPSGLRVAAPTPFQALRARSTDAARLPRCRGVPRACQGRLCALPRSAPRGRGRSARALGGLLRLAVGAAATGLLSGCGKFRALGVGSPENPASITYLFPLPPLVESLERFLCILIKWNFS, from the coding sequence ATGTGCTTCCCCTGGGTTCGCGAGCCGAGAGGCCAGGAGAGCGGGGAGCCCGGGGTCTGCGCTCACCTGGGCTGGGCAGGAGCCTCGCCCGGCCTCCGCGCGCGCGACAGCGCCCCTCCCCGGCCGCAGGCGCGCAGTCTTCAGACCCGGGCTCACCCCGATCCCGATCCCGGAGGCCGAGACCCCAGGGGCCCCGGGGGAGACGCCAGCCCACCCCGGCGGCGGGGGGACCCCGGCCCCCCACCCGACGGAATGCGTCTCAGCAGCAGGAAACTCACCTCTGGGTGCGGCCTCGTGGCCCGGTCCTCAAGCGTCCACAGCTCGCGGGCACCGCCCCTGCCGCTAGACTGGAGCCCCTCCGGGCTGCGCGTCGCCGCCCCAACACCCTTTCAGGCTCTGCGGGCCCGCAGCACCGATGCGGCCCGCCTCCCTCGGTGTCGCGGGGTGCCGCGCGCGTGCCAGGGCCGGCTCTGCGCTCTCCCGCGGAGCGCGCCGCGGGGGCGGGGCCGCAGTGCGCGCGCGCTCGGCGGCCTCCTCCGGCTGGCAGTGGGCGCTGCTGCTACTGGCCTCCTCTCCGGGTGCGGAAAGTTCAGGGCGTTAGGTGTGGGCTCACCTGAGAATCCGGCATCTATTACCTATCTCTTTCCTCTTCCACCTCTAGTTGAGTCCTTGGAGAGATTTCTCTGCATTCTGATCAAGTGGAACTTTTCATGA